Proteins from a genomic interval of Lelliottia amnigena:
- the ompN_1 gene encoding porin — protein sequence MKRKVLAIVIPALMAAGAAHAAEIYNKDGNKLDLYGKVDGLHYFSDNTSADGDQSYVRLGFKGETQISDQLTGFGQWEYNVQANNTEGSENQSWTRLGFAGLKFGDYGSFDYGRNYGVLYDVEGWTDMLPEFGGDTYSQSDIYMTSRANGVATYRNTNFYGLVDGLSFALQYQGNNEDSGNGNEGTNNGRDVRHENGDGFGISTTYDLGMGISAGAAYASSDRTNAQQNDSSAYMAQGEKADAWTAGLKYDANNIYLATMYSETRNMTSYGTFDDTHAGGVANKTQNIEITAQYQFDFGLRPAISYLQAKGKDLTYNGFNADKDLVKYADVGATYYFNKNMSTYVDYKINLLDSDDQFYKDAGIATDDVVALGLVYQF from the coding sequence ATGAAAAGAAAAGTTCTGGCAATTGTCATCCCCGCTCTCATGGCTGCAGGCGCTGCTCACGCGGCAGAGATTTATAATAAAGACGGCAACAAACTCGATCTGTACGGTAAAGTCGATGGGCTGCACTATTTTTCTGACAACACGTCCGCAGACGGTGACCAATCCTATGTTCGTCTGGGGTTCAAAGGTGAAACCCAAATCAGCGACCAGCTGACGGGCTTTGGCCAGTGGGAATACAACGTTCAGGCCAATAACACCGAAGGTTCTGAGAACCAGTCATGGACGCGTCTTGGTTTCGCGGGTCTGAAGTTCGGCGACTACGGCTCATTTGATTATGGCCGTAACTATGGCGTGCTGTATGACGTGGAAGGCTGGACCGATATGCTGCCTGAGTTCGGCGGCGATACGTATTCCCAGTCCGACATCTACATGACCAGCCGCGCTAACGGCGTTGCCACCTATCGCAACACCAACTTCTACGGACTGGTGGATGGCCTGAGCTTTGCCCTGCAGTATCAGGGTAACAACGAAGACTCAGGCAACGGTAACGAAGGCACTAATAATGGCCGCGACGTCCGTCATGAGAATGGCGACGGCTTTGGTATTTCCACCACGTATGATTTAGGGATGGGGATCAGCGCAGGCGCGGCCTATGCTTCTTCTGATCGCACCAACGCGCAACAAAACGACAGCAGCGCCTATATGGCTCAGGGTGAAAAAGCCGATGCCTGGACTGCGGGTCTGAAATACGACGCCAATAATATTTATCTGGCAACAATGTATTCCGAAACCCGTAACATGACGTCGTACGGTACTTTTGACGATACCCACGCGGGCGGCGTTGCAAATAAAACCCAGAACATTGAAATCACCGCGCAATATCAGTTCGATTTCGGCCTGCGCCCGGCCATCTCTTATTTGCAGGCAAAAGGCAAGGATCTGACCTATAACGGATTTAACGCTGATAAAGACCTGGTTAAATATGCCGACGTAGGCGCGACCTACTATTTCAACAAAAACATGTCCACCTACGTTGATTATAAAATCAACCTACTGGATAGCGACGATCAATTCTATAAAGATGCAGGTATTGCAACGGATGACGTTGTCGCGTTAGGTCTGGTTTACCAGTTCTAA
- the rimL gene encoding ribosomal-protein-L7/L12-serine acetyltransferase codes for MTDIPSETITVTDRIELRAVDERYTTELHKLVIKNKTWLQTAFDWAQHVGSEDDTRRNVQSNQMLHQRGYAKMFLIFQDESLKGVLSFNAIEPTNKTGYIGYWLDKASQGQGILSQSLQAFMRYYVERGRNPPLRH; via the coding sequence ATGACCGACATTCCATCCGAAACCATCACCGTGACAGACCGCATCGAGCTGCGGGCGGTTGATGAACGCTACACCACCGAACTGCACAAGCTGGTTATCAAGAATAAAACCTGGCTACAGACGGCATTTGACTGGGCGCAGCACGTGGGCAGCGAAGACGATACGCGCAGAAATGTGCAAAGTAATCAGATGCTGCACCAGCGCGGTTACGCGAAGATGTTCCTGATTTTTCAGGATGAATCATTGAAAGGCGTACTCTCGTTTAATGCTATCGAACCGACCAATAAGACGGGCTACATCGGCTATTGGCTGGATAAAGCCAGCCAGGGTCAGGGTATTCTTTCGCAGTCTTTACAGGCCTTTATGCGTTATTACGTTGAGCGGGGGCGAAATCCGCCGCTTCGTCATTAA
- the mdoD gene encoding glucans biosynthesis protein D, giving the protein MNRRRFLQGSLAMAALSGTTGLSTLFSRAAFAADSDIADGQSRRFDFSVLQSMAHDLAQTPWGGAPRPLPNTLATMTPQAYNAIQYDAKQSLWNNIEDRQLDVQFFHMGMGFRRRVRMFSLDSASSQAREIHFRPELFNYNDAGVDTKQLEGQSDLGFAGFRAFKAPELARRDIVSFLGASYFRAVDDTYQYGLSARGLAIDTFTDTPEEFPDFTSFWFETVKPGDTTFTVYTLLDSPSITGAYKFVIHCEKSQVIMEVDNHLYARKDIKQLGISPMTSMFSCGNNERRMCDTIHPQIHDSDRLAMWRGNGEWICRPLNNPQKLQFNAYQDKNPKGFGLLQLDRDFSHYQDIMGWYNKRPSLWVEPRNQWGKGSVGLMEIPTTGETLDNVVCFWQPEKSVKAGDELDFKYRLYWSAQPPVRSPLANVYATRTGMGGFPEGWAPGENYPKTWARRFAIDFVGGDLKAAAPKGIEPVITLSNGEARQVEILYVEPFDGYRILFDWYPTNDSTDPVDMRMFLRCQGDAISETWLYQYFPPAPDKRVYVDDRVMR; this is encoded by the coding sequence ATGAATCGCAGACGTTTTTTACAGGGCTCGCTGGCAATGGCCGCGCTGAGCGGTACAACCGGACTCTCAACGCTCTTTTCCCGCGCGGCATTTGCCGCAGATTCCGATATTGCCGACGGCCAGAGTCGTCGCTTTGACTTCTCCGTACTGCAATCCATGGCGCACGATCTGGCGCAAACCCCGTGGGGTGGTGCGCCGCGTCCATTGCCAAACACGCTGGCGACCATGACGCCGCAGGCATATAACGCCATTCAATACGATGCGAAACAGTCGCTGTGGAACAATATTGAAGACCGTCAGCTGGACGTGCAATTCTTCCATATGGGGATGGGTTTCCGCCGCCGTGTACGGATGTTCTCGCTGGATTCCGCCTCGTCTCAGGCGCGTGAAATTCATTTCCGTCCTGAACTGTTTAACTACAACGATGCGGGTGTGGATACGAAACAACTCGAAGGGCAAAGCGACTTAGGATTTGCCGGATTCCGCGCGTTCAAAGCGCCTGAACTAGCGCGTCGCGATATTGTCTCTTTCCTTGGCGCGAGCTATTTCCGCGCGGTAGATGACACGTATCAATACGGTCTTTCCGCGCGCGGCCTGGCGATTGATACCTTTACGGATACGCCAGAAGAGTTCCCTGATTTCACCTCGTTCTGGTTTGAAACCGTTAAACCGGGCGACACCACCTTTACCGTCTACACGCTGCTCGACAGCCCAAGTATCACTGGCGCTTATAAGTTCGTGATTCATTGCGAGAAGAGCCAGGTGATCATGGAGGTGGATAACCACCTGTATGCACGTAAAGATATCAAACAGCTTGGCATCTCCCCGATGACCAGCATGTTTAGCTGCGGAAATAACGAACGTCGCATGTGCGATACCATTCACCCACAAATCCACGACTCCGATCGTCTGGCGATGTGGCGTGGGAACGGCGAATGGATCTGCCGTCCACTGAATAATCCGCAGAAATTACAGTTCAACGCCTACCAGGACAAAAACCCGAAAGGCTTTGGTCTTCTCCAGCTTGACCGCGATTTTTCGCACTATCAGGACATCATGGGTTGGTACAACAAGCGTCCAAGCCTGTGGGTTGAACCGCGCAACCAGTGGGGCAAAGGTAGCGTAGGCCTGATGGAGATCCCGACCACGGGTGAAACGCTGGATAACGTCGTGTGCTTCTGGCAGCCCGAAAAATCGGTTAAAGCGGGCGACGAGCTGGACTTCAAATATCGCCTGTACTGGAGCGCGCAGCCACCGGTACGTTCTCCGCTGGCAAATGTGTATGCCACGCGCACGGGGATGGGCGGCTTCCCGGAAGGCTGGGCGCCGGGCGAAAACTACCCGAAAACCTGGGCACGTCGCTTCGCCATTGATTTCGTTGGCGGTGATTTAAAAGCCGCTGCGCCGAAAGGTATCGAGCCGGTCATTACGCTCTCAAACGGTGAAGCGCGACAGGTCGAAATCCTCTATGTTGAACCGTTCGACGGCTATCGCATTTTGTTCGACTGGTATCCAACAAACGATTCAACCGACCCGGTCGATATGCGTATGTTCCTGCGCTGCCAGGGCGATGCGATCAGCGAAACCTGGCTGTATCAGTATTTCCCACCCGCGCCTGACAAACGTGTCTATGTTGATGACCGCGTCATGCGCTAA
- the ybdL_2 gene encoding aminotransferase has product MTLRTPVHTRSKLPDVGTTIFTVIGQLSAQHNAINLSQGAPNFSCDPNLIAGVTRAMEAGHNQYAAMTGLPPLKERIVDKIATLYGTRYDASSEVLITASASEGLYSAISGLVHPGDEVIYFEPSFDSYAPIVRLQGATPVAIKLTVPAFAVDWDEVRAAVTSRTRMIIINTPHNPSGQVFSAEDLQQLAAITQNTDIIILSDEVYEHVVFDEKPHHGMATHPQLAERSVIISSFGKTYHVTGWRVGYCVAPAELMDEICKVHQFLMFSADTPMQYAFAEHMADPQTWLSLSAFYQRKRDLLQNLLSDSPFKLLPSAGSFFLLADYSHFSDESDSEMVKRLITECGVATIPLSAFYADGTDNKLIRLSFAKDEATLRAGAQALCRVKPR; this is encoded by the coding sequence ATGACATTACGTACCCCTGTGCATACCCGTTCTAAACTGCCTGATGTGGGCACGACGATTTTTACCGTGATTGGCCAGCTATCTGCCCAGCACAATGCCATCAATCTTTCTCAAGGCGCGCCTAACTTTTCTTGTGACCCTAATCTGATCGCCGGCGTAACGCGTGCGATGGAAGCGGGTCATAATCAATATGCGGCGATGACCGGCTTGCCTCCCCTTAAAGAGCGTATCGTCGATAAAATCGCGACCCTTTACGGCACGCGATATGACGCCAGCTCTGAAGTGCTGATCACCGCCAGCGCCAGCGAAGGGCTGTACTCCGCGATCAGCGGACTGGTGCATCCCGGCGATGAAGTTATCTATTTTGAACCGTCTTTCGATAGCTACGCGCCCATCGTGCGGTTGCAAGGTGCTACACCGGTCGCGATCAAGCTGACGGTTCCGGCGTTTGCCGTAGACTGGGATGAAGTTCGTGCGGCGGTCACCAGCCGCACCCGGATGATTATCATTAATACGCCGCACAACCCCAGCGGGCAGGTTTTCTCTGCTGAGGATTTACAACAGCTGGCGGCGATCACCCAAAACACCGACATTATTATTTTGTCTGACGAAGTGTACGAACACGTCGTGTTTGACGAAAAACCACATCATGGAATGGCAACGCACCCGCAGCTGGCGGAACGAAGCGTGATCATTTCATCATTCGGAAAAACCTATCATGTCACCGGCTGGCGCGTGGGGTATTGTGTTGCTCCGGCAGAACTGATGGATGAAATTTGCAAAGTGCATCAATTTTTGATGTTTTCGGCCGATACCCCTATGCAATACGCCTTTGCTGAACATATGGCCGATCCGCAAACCTGGCTTTCGCTCTCCGCGTTTTATCAGCGTAAGCGCGATCTGTTGCAAAATTTACTGTCGGACTCGCCGTTTAAATTACTGCCCAGCGCAGGTTCGTTCTTCCTGCTGGCCGATTACAGCCATTTCAGCGACGAGAGCGACAGCGAGATGGTCAAACGCCTGATTACTGAATGTGGCGTGGCGACGATTCCGCTGTCGGCGTTTTACGCTGATGGCACAGATAACAAATTGATTCGCCTCTCTTTTGCGAAAGATGAGGCGACATTACGGGCAGGTGCGCAGGCCCTGTGTCGGGTTAAACCACGCTAA
- the gcvA_2 gene encoding LysR family transcriptional regulator: MSRRTFPHNAVDAFLITARHLNLTHAAKELCLTQGAVSRKIATLESWFGFPLFERHARGLRLSPQGSALLPDLQSAFEHLLTVAEQARAQQTVVRLKVPTCAMRWLIPRLIQVEREQPELQIALTTTTDHTVNFKTESYDAAIVFGTHLSAGDLLFEEALTPVMSPQRMDSALDTLTFLHPTRDKTDWSLWLSRQENVALVMHKNQHFDTMDLAITAAMQGLGVAIADETLVEEDIRAGRLARPFNTSVKTGASYRLLLRDSHGKTAGLAAFRACLLNPDSHGAS, translated from the coding sequence ATGTCGCGCCGTACCTTTCCCCACAATGCTGTAGACGCATTTCTGATCACCGCGCGTCACCTGAATCTCACTCACGCCGCCAAAGAACTGTGCCTGACCCAGGGCGCTGTCAGTCGTAAAATCGCGACGCTGGAATCCTGGTTCGGCTTTCCGCTGTTTGAGCGCCATGCTCGCGGACTGCGGCTTTCCCCTCAGGGCAGCGCTCTGCTTCCTGACTTACAGTCAGCCTTTGAGCACTTACTCACCGTGGCCGAACAAGCGCGCGCGCAACAAACCGTCGTGCGCCTGAAAGTGCCGACATGTGCAATGCGCTGGCTGATCCCTCGGCTGATTCAGGTCGAACGAGAGCAGCCAGAACTACAAATCGCCCTCACCACCACGACCGATCATACGGTGAATTTTAAAACCGAATCCTACGATGCCGCGATCGTGTTTGGTACGCATTTGAGCGCTGGCGATCTGCTTTTTGAAGAAGCCCTGACGCCAGTGATGAGTCCGCAGCGAATGGATTCGGCTCTGGATACGCTGACGTTTCTTCATCCGACCCGTGACAAAACAGACTGGTCACTCTGGCTGTCCAGACAAGAAAACGTCGCGCTGGTGATGCACAAAAACCAACACTTCGACACAATGGACCTGGCAATCACCGCCGCGATGCAAGGCCTTGGCGTGGCGATTGCTGACGAAACGCTGGTAGAAGAAGATATTCGCGCCGGACGGCTGGCGCGCCCGTTTAACACCAGCGTTAAAACCGGCGCAAGCTATCGGCTGCTGTTACGCGATTCGCATGGAAAGACTGCTGGGCTGGCTGCTTTTCGCGCCTGCTTACTCAATCCAGACTCACATGGTGCTTCATAA
- the argT_1 gene encoding Lysine-arginine-ornithine-binding periplasmic protein gives MKFNALVVGMGLLCSFSTLAATELRYGLEAEYPPFESRNASGELEGFDIDLGKAICKAAELKCSWVETSFDALIPGLMAKKFDAINSAMNITDQRRQSIDFTQPIYRIPSQLVGKAGTGIEATPEGLKGKSIGVLQGSIQETYAKEHWEKHGVTVVSYKDQNMAWGDLLNGRIDASLVMSAAGQAGFLSKPQGKGFGFIGKPVSDDTILGSGIGFGLRKGDEATKKQLDAAIEKVRADGTIDKLAQKYFPGIDVSVK, from the coding sequence ATGAAATTTAACGCGTTAGTTGTCGGCATGGGATTGCTGTGTTCGTTTTCGACGCTGGCAGCAACTGAACTTCGCTACGGCCTTGAAGCCGAATATCCTCCGTTTGAAAGCCGCAATGCCTCGGGCGAACTGGAAGGGTTCGACATCGATCTCGGCAAAGCGATTTGCAAAGCCGCTGAACTGAAATGCAGCTGGGTCGAAACCTCTTTTGATGCATTGATTCCAGGATTAATGGCAAAAAAATTCGACGCCATTAACTCCGCGATGAACATCACCGATCAGCGTCGGCAGAGCATCGACTTCACCCAGCCGATTTACCGCATCCCTTCGCAGCTGGTGGGTAAAGCAGGTACCGGTATTGAAGCGACGCCTGAAGGCTTGAAAGGCAAAAGCATCGGCGTATTGCAGGGTTCTATTCAGGAAACCTATGCAAAAGAGCATTGGGAAAAGCACGGTGTCACCGTGGTGTCTTATAAAGATCAGAATATGGCATGGGGCGATCTGCTGAATGGCCGTATTGATGCTTCTCTCGTGATGTCAGCGGCCGGTCAGGCAGGTTTCCTGAGCAAACCGCAGGGTAAAGGGTTTGGATTTATCGGCAAACCGGTGTCTGACGACACGATCCTCGGCAGCGGGATCGGCTTTGGGCTACGCAAAGGTGACGAAGCCACCAAGAAACAGCTCGATGCGGCCATTGAAAAAGTCCGGGCTGACGGAACGATCGATAAACTGGCGCAGAAATATTTTCCAGGTATCGATGTCAGCGTAAAATAA